Below is a genomic region from Belonocnema kinseyi isolate 2016_QV_RU_SX_M_011 chromosome 4, B_treatae_v1, whole genome shotgun sequence.
gattctttcggtacacgtagacaattcgttgaaagttcgacgtttagtttttttagttttgaatatttaatttataattagtgATTTTACATCAACATTCATATATTTCGAAGTATTAAATaattgctctttttcttaattaaaaactttcaaactgaatggtttgaaaatggaatattttagactgaaatatgtgaaatttaaaaaaagcctttaattatgaatacattattttgaatttattttaaaaatgaaagtagtttaaaattctttaaattaaaatttacccttaaaaattaaaaatctagaatgtaccatttttaaagtgaaaaattttcgaattatgcattctaaactgaatgatatcataatagaaaaagatgacaatttaactatgtaattattcagaaaaacgattgaaatcaaagttggacagttttttttttctagaaatttgtcaaattcactggcatttcccggtccagcggccaccctgaaaattgtATACGATCCGCCGTACGAATATCCTTAGCCTAAATTAAATACCATTAAATCGAAGTTCTGGTTCCACGCTGATGGTCGACGTAGGCGGCTCAACTGCTATATCGACATTATTATTTTCACTGAGCTCGGTTAACTTGCTTTGCAAAAGTATTTTGCTGCACTCTCCCAAATCTTCGAGTTTTTGCAATTCCGTTTTATAACTCGCGTCTTCCTCTTCAACAGATTCAGTTTCCGTGCGATCGGTTTGTTCATCTGGCTCCTCGATTTCTTCTTTCAAATAGGAATACGACTCGTTTCCATTAACATTGCAACTAACGTACGGAATTGTATCGATCGAATTCAAAATATCCGAATCGGTCGAATAAATGCGACTTCCTGTCATGTATTCGGagagatcaaaatttaaaacgtCGGCTAGAAGTTTTTCTTTGTCCTCAACATCCTTCTGAATAGAATCTAAATTTCTATCTAGTTTCAGCATCATTTCATTATCAATACTCAAGGTGAGAAGAGAAGAATGCGTTGTTTTCGTTAAATCGTTATCTAattgaaatttggtaaaattatgAGGAAATTCATTGTCTGAGGTTCCGTTTTCGTTGCCATTAAAAGTCTTGCCCAAAGATTTCTTATTCCTGCGCTCAGGAGTGAACACAACATCCTCGAATTCTTGTTCTGCGATTTTCTGAAATATGCGTCGACGGTCATTTCGTTTCTCATCATCTTCTATCGAATTTTTCCCGAAGGCTTCTACTCCAACTCCCAAGGTTGAATCGTTTTCTGTTATCAAAGGAGTTTCCAACTCTAATGGAACAATTGGTGGTATCTCCAAGGCTTCCTCCGCATTCACTATTGACGTTATATCTGTTCCTATTGTCACTGACGGCaagaccctgaaaataaattcagtTAAATGCAAACAATTGTATAATCAGGTGACAGGCTTGCCACGGAAgtctaatttaaaagaaacataACTTTTGCTGGTTTAATCTGGAAAAACTTCTAGGTCAACTTTATACAAAATCCAGTCAACAATTTTACCAAAAtggaaccaaaaatatttaaatatattttaaattaaattttcaatttttaaaaattgtattataaaaacaaacaaattttctataaaaaacaactgaattatcaaatcaaaaatatgaaattttgattaaaaagtttattttataccaaaaaatacgaatttccaagaaaatacaagaattctcaacgaaaaagttgaactttcaactaaagtagATTAATCGgcaacaaaaacaaaacgaattgtcaacaaaacagttcaatgtccagccagagatgaatttttaactaaaattttaaatcgtcaaccataaaatgcatttttaagaaagtatttcaactttaaaacctcgttgttaaatttttaatcaaaaaggtgaattttcaaacaaaagattaattttgtacagaaaaaattttttttcacaaaattcaaaagttctcaaccaaaaagttgaatttttaactaaaaaagatgaatttttaaaccgaaaaatgactttattaccaaaaagatgaatttttattaaaatttaagagatattaagcaaaaagttgaattttcaattaaagaagaattttaaaacaaaaagattaactaactatcaagaaagacgagttttcaataaaattccaaaattctcaaccaaaaagttgaattatctactaaaaaagatgaatttttatagaaaaagcttaatttactaccaaaaatgacgagtttttaataaaattccaaaattctgaaccaaaaagttgaattttcaactaaaaagaagaatctttaaacaaaaagattaatttcctaccaaaaacattcAACACCTGAAAAGCAGTTTTTgcgagacccccccccccccccccccccccccccccccttaaacgTTACAGTGATAACGTagtatatggacgatccctaagaccccaaatcaatcattttatgctatttaatcagaaaaatttatCCTCGTAGAACGCTGtgtttttcttgtaaataattttctctaaGTTTGATAATTCCTAATAATTATCCTCTTCCATCCCGAACGGACACAGTATCAAGATTTGACACATTTTAGACGTTACAAATTTAGAAACAGATCATTTCggagttaaaaaaatgtgcataaaTATTGTATATATAACACAGAATTAAGACATTCTATAACAAATGACGCcgaaattattcataagaaaaattaattccctCAAGTGTACAACATTCTAggggaaaaaaaaaacaaaaatcgaagattcattattatccctttttacgaaaaatgtattCCACGcccaaaatgtattaaaaattcgtagaaattttcgtaaaaaatcatagATATTTCCGTAGAAATTCTTCGACATTTTCATCACACTTCATCAAAATTTTcctacaaattcataaaaattatttccaacagGTAACGTCACATTTCGCGAATTTAAAATTGACCGTgaaatactaaaataattattaagacttCAAAATAggtacgaataaaaaaaaaataaactctttttaattttcgtgGCTTTTCccagtttttcaaaacttttttgaaatgcatGACTTTTCCAGGACTTCGGGTCCTGCAGCAACCCAGGATGAAAAAGTTTACGACTTACCCTATCGCTTGAATAATATTCGTTGGATTAATTTTATGGAAAGGAATGGCAGGAACAATTGCGCTCTCCTTTAATTTGGAAGTCAATTCCAAAATTCCCGTCGTAACAGGCTTGCTAATTTGAGCAAGAGATATTGAATCCATCATGGAGTCTGCGTCTGCAATAAATTGCGGTCATTAAATACTCTAGGTATtacaaaaaccataatttttgttttaaattaaaagatatttagattcTAACTCACTCGGAGCAATGATATTGTTCTCAGGATGATAAGCGATTCTGATAATATTTCGTTCACCTTCAAGGATAAAGATTTCATCCTTGGTGCACGCGACATCAGTAACGTGTCGCACATCACTTACGGAAAACATAACATTTATATTAGTTGGATTTAGGACGTAAATAACATCTTCGCTGTATGTAACCAATAAATCATCAGAGAATGGCAGAACAATGCCAAAAGACGGTTCTCCTCGACTTTTTCGTGCACTTTCTGGCGCTGGGTTTAGCAATTCTACCTCTGTGTGGCCGGAACGAATCGCAtcctttaaataaataagtaacaGGTAAAAGAGAGCTGTCTTAGAAAATcaatatatatgaaattatttCGTTTCTGCAC
It encodes:
- the LOC117170687 gene encoding WD repeat-containing protein CG11141; its protein translation is MTTPMSEDSGLLREWAPLAALLQRLPAKIQNGIFSQNINFTCLDVVPEFIAIGTNHGLVYWFNRENGELQKLRCENISAVITCVRVISTVDYMVAAGNDQGIVTVFQIPKQPPDSLPESLKPKQKKQVERYNIAGLHKCAVTTVDWSKNGMKLFSGDQDGLVVFTEIDFYMHLSKSSELLNEKYSVVQLSYQQGLLLVSTVFRTILVNLNDKGKVMQVGQKERKTLGKLGAVFGNRQSHIQEPVIYAGRPSLRLWQADKKGTVLKTLMFKDAIRSGHTEVELLNPAPESARKSRGEPSFGIVLPFSDDLLVTYSEDVIYVLNPTNINVMFSVSDVRHVTDVACTKDEIFILEGERNIIRIAYHPENNIIAPNADSMMDSISLAQISKPVTTGILELTSKLKESAIVPAIPFHKINPTNIIQAIGVLPSVTIGTDITSIVNAEEALEIPPIVPLELETPLITENDSTLGVGVEAFGKNSIEDDEKRNDRRRIFQKIAEQEFEDVVFTPERRNKKSLGKTFNGNENGTSDNEFPHNFTKFQLDNDLTKTTHSSLLTLSIDNEMMLKLDRNLDSIQKDVEDKEKLLADVLNFDLSEYMTGSRIYSTDSDILNSIDTIPYVSCNVNGNESYSYLKEEIEEPDEQTDRTETESVEEEDASYKTELQKLEDLGECSKILLQSKLTELSENNNVDIAVEPPTSTISVEPELRFNDLSREFVSTVVYEEKRKEEKEDWVFVNYP